The Dromaius novaehollandiae isolate bDroNov1 chromosome 3, bDroNov1.hap1, whole genome shotgun sequence genome includes the window CACTCCTGCCGGTGGAAGGGAAAGTGAGCGCCGGGCTGAGCTGATGGACAGCCCCTCGCCCTGGAAAGGGTCCTGCCTCCCTGCCAGACGCAGTCTCGCGGGAAGAACGGACATGGCCAGCTGCCCCCAGGCTCGGAAGGTAGCGGCGTCCTCGCACACCAGCGCCAGTCCCCGCTCCTGTGAGACACCACAGGTCTGGGGAACCAGAGCTGGACCGAGGGGCCTTGCTCCAAAGATCCCCTTCACCCACACGCAGCGCAAACAGCGCAGATGAGACCGCTGCCAGTCCTTTCCTCCAAGACATCAGGAACGTAAATATCCAGATGTTCCCCACTCCTGGAGTGGAACGCTGAAAACCACTGAACACTCAGGTCCCCTCCTCACAGTCCAACCTACCAGTCATGTTTTCATCCAGGGGCAGAGACACGCCGACATCACAGATCTTTATGGTTTCAAAGTCACCTTTAACAACCACATTTGAAGACTTGACATCTCCGTGGAGCAGCTTCTTATCGTTGTGAAGATActaagaggcagagagaggcagttAACACCTGCTTACAGGCTGAGCTCTGAAGAGACAGGAGGAAACATCAGAAGTAGACAGCAATGCATCAACTTAATATTTAACATACTTAGCCTTAAAAACGCAAGGGTGGATCAACATTTAACTGTAACATGTACAAAACAATACATAACAGCCACAGAAATGTCCAAGACAAGCAAGCAAATCTGGGGAGCTCGGGAGGTTTATAGCAGCCGACACTTCACCCCCAAGCATTTTACATTACTGTTATTAACAGCAAGGCTTGAACCTGCACAGGACAGGTTGCTCCATTCAGCCTAGTTTTTGAGACTTACAGCTACGTTTTACTAAAAGACCATTTGAAGCACCTCATACCACCTCTAGCACAGCAACAACTCTTTGAGAGAGGGTGTGAAGAGAGGGCATCAGCTGGTGGACGAGCACACATCAGTTTTGTTGCAAGAGCTTGGAGCTGCCTCTCCTCAGCGGCAATAAACTCACTGCCACAGCTCAGGAAACCTGCGCTTTGCCATGACCGCTAGAGTAACTTGGTAGAGGGTTAAGAGCAGTGCTCTAGGGTCAGCTGTGATTTAGACAAAGTATTGCTGCTCACTGCAGCGAAAGTCACCATTTTCCCCTTTATCCCTGCAGCAGTGAGGTGGGTCACGACAAAAACGTCCTCTacggctgctgctgcaggtcaCAGAGAGAGGAGGGACACAAGCGGCACCAGCTGGCAGCCGCAGGCATCGTCTAACCGTTTTCACCGCCAAGACCAGGTTCCCATGACTGCCTGGCATGGAAATAAAGGTGCTGAGAGCTTGAAAAGCTAGCAGAGGCCTCCATGCACCCCGACCAGAGAGTCACGGTCTCATATCTCACACCAACGTAAGGAACTGGGATGAGGAAGCTTCTCTCTCCTCACTCTCTCCTTCGAGCCACTCCAGCTCCCTGCTTCTGCTCTTCGGTAGCTGGAAGGAGCCTCTCCTGTCTGTCTCTCCCTGCTTATCCAAGCAGGGAAGCAGAAGGCTAACACGTCACTGCCTTCTCTCTATTCCCTCCTCAGCGCCCCTGGCCAGACTCTGACCACCCACAACCTGCGGTGCTGCCAGATTTCTTCCAACAGGGCTCTGGCAGCCCGCCGCCTCCTGGGCGAGCGAGCAGGGACAGCAGGTAGGCCTAGGGGAGGGCAGCAAGAAGGCAGCAAGACATTAGTGCCAACAGCTCTGTCTCATCaatttttaattatataataTTACTTCGATCGCTAGCTTTGGGGCTCAGACTGGCTGGTTTTCACCTTAGTTTGTACAGCTACCAGGCAGCCCGAGACCACCTGGCCAAGTCAATTTTTGAAAAACCTCCGAGGCATTATATGAAGCCTTATGGCATCTGCTCTCCATTTGCTGACACAAGTGCTGCACTTGGCCTTCTCACACgctgaattcatttatttttccagtgtCACCGGTGTATACAATCCCAGAATGAACAGCTAAGGTTAATATTAAACATACCTTCAGCCCCCTTGCCATGCTCAAGGCAACTTTGAAAATTGTAGCAGCAGGGAAAGGGCCCAAATGTTCTAAATTTCTTTCTTCAATTAAGGCATTGAGAGATTTTTCTCCTCCATACTCCATGGCAAGACACATGCTTCCATCGTGGGCCTCGGTAAATGCGCGGTAACCTTCAGACAAAGACTGCATTTGTTAGAGAGCTGGAGCAGGCATCAGCAGGAAAAGGCACTTCCTCACGCTCGCACGCCCAATTTTGGAGTCTCACCAATTCACAAGGCGCTGTTAATTATGGCAATTATGCGAATGAGGAAACCCTAAAACACATCACGGAAGGCGCCGCAATCCCTGGGTGGGAATTTTGGAACTGTGGCTGATGGCTCGGCAAGCCCACAGCAAAACGCAAAGCGCCCTCAGGCCCAACCAGCACGGAGCCCAGAAACACTACGTGACCTTGACATCTTGGGGCTGTCACCCAGGTGTTtcccaggcagctgcagctggcAACCTCGAATAAATAACGGAACAAAATTCCCATCACGGGGGATCTGGATGATGGCAGACTCCAGCCAGTTTTACTGGTGGCCCCCCAGACAGGTGAAGCCATAGGAACGTCGATGGAGACCTGCACAGCCGAGGAGTGAGGACAGGAGCCCCAAACCCTGTCGAAATAAGCCCCTCCACAGCAAGGGAGCTCCCAGACACCCCCCTTTTTGCTTTCCAGGTCAGCTCTGCGCCCCGTGACAGAGGAAGGGAGGCCCAGGGAGGTTTACAAAAGAGGGAGGAGTGCAGGAGGGCAGCAGAGGGGCTGACCTGCTCTTTAACAGGCAGAAGATCTGTAGGACTGACTTTTCCAGTTAAAAAGATAAGGAACCAGACGAGTGAGACAAAAGAGTGGGGGATACTTGGGAAAACTAAGCCTCTTATCTCACAGGGGCAATTTCACAAGCTAAGAATGATGTGCACGTGGACTGTCATTTAATCATTCTTCATCCATGCTTTATTCCTACCCTTAAACATTGCTTTTCAGGTGGAAGTATAAATGGGAATCTCTTGCATAACAGTACAGCAGAAGTCTTATCTTGTAAGTGATCTACGGCACATTTTacaaaaagcagtgaaaacatCTGCTATGCGAGAGGTCAAAACTCTCTTTGCTCTTAAATTCCTGACACTCCATTTTAAAGACATAGGTGGGCAAAGTTCCCTGATGGCATGCAGTGTTCCTAGTAGAAGTGACAGCACCTAGATGTCTTAAAGTGCAAATAAAGAGAAAGCCAAACAGAGCTGCTGTTCCGATTGTCAGGAAAAGTTTTATAGAAgtttagagcagaaattaaaCCACAGACTAGAGCAGTTTGTCAAGATATTTTTAACGCTGACAGCCAAGAGACTGGCAGTTAGACCCTAGACTTTGTCACTCACAACCTGTAACAAAGGTAACTCCAGTAGTTAAGTAGTTAGTTAGCCAAGCTAGTTTAATAAGCTATGTTGGGTCTAACAAAGGTGCAGGCAGCCCAGTAAACTGGCTCTGAAGCctaagaacagggcaagcatgCAGCGATGGGTCCCCTGTGCACGCTCATGTCACATCAGCTGGCTCCAGCGTCAGCTTTATCTGCTATTTAAGTGACACGGGCTGTGCTGGAAACTTACCCACAATGTTTGGGTGCTGGAGGTTTTTCAAGATCTTGGCTTCTTCGTTCAGTCTCTTCTGATAGATGTTTTGCTGGCTCTTATTGCATTTGGAATTAATTTTCTTCACAGCCCACGGGGAACGAGATGAACCTTTGGGAGATCTGCATGGGAAAGTCCCACATATCTGATCAGGGAGCGCCGAACCACTTTTAAAGGTCACCGAAGAAGCTGTTCCGCAAGGGCTGAGAGCATCTGCCTTTCACAGTGTGGGATGTACAATTCatggaattaaaaagaaaaactaaaataaaagaaactgtATTCTGCCAATGTATACACACTGCATAGGTGCATAATAATGCTCTGCCCACATACAGCACTTCAACAAGTTTTCAAGTGTTTTAGAAAAGGAGATCTGCATCCTTTTTcagtggagaaactgaggcaaggaaggAAGCTGCTTGCTCGACAGGCTAAAGCAGAGCCAGGAACTGTCCCCAGATGCGTGAATTCCAATCCAGGGAAAGGCTGATGGGGTTATCCCCAAAACAGCTCCAAAACGATGGGCCTCCTTCCAGCACTGACACCTCCAGCCCTGCTTTGGCGTACGTGAATAGGAGAACGGGGAACCTtgcaccccttcctcccctccatgcCCATTGCGGCCTGCAGGTCAATcaagcctgcattttttttttttttatactcagAACTGAATCACTTTCCATCCCACGACATCTTTTCCTCCCAGAGTAGTGTAAATCCCATTCCTGAGCACCACATCCTATCTGTGCTCTCACACTTACCTTTTCATCAAGTAGACATTCACCCCCGTGCCATATCCAAGCTTTTGCATGAAGGGAGAGGCTGGAATAGTGACAGAAGCTGCCCCCAcatctaaaaagaaaaggaaaaaaataaaaccaacaccGCAAATGACCGCACAaccagaagaaacagcaagaagCAGTGAAACCTTTGCACCTTGCAGCTAGGAGCTGATGCTCTCATTACAAATCACATTTATGACCATATCATACTCCCTTTGCCCTGTGCGCAACGAGTTCAGATTTTAGAAAAGCTCCTTGCCAAACCTCCTTTCCTCTGATAGCTCACAGAAGGGAAGTCAAATGCAGGACACCTCCCCCCTCGAACATATCCAGCGTATCGCCTCACCACCCTCACTACATGGCCTCACGCAGAATAAACCTTTATAAAGTGTTGTGGGAGGTTTGATTTTCAAGTCTGATCCCAGATCCTGCTCGTTTGCCAGTCCAGAAGGTAGAGAGGAGCAAACAGAGGTAGAACTGGCTCAGCACTGGCCGGGTTAACACCCATTGCCACCGACGCAGTGAAGCACGGGGCCCAAGGAAACGCTTGGGCGGATCAGCGAAGCCCAACACGCAGAGCTCACATCTGCACGCGACTTACCAGCTTTCCCCTTGCTCTTCAGGTTGCTCGGAGATTTGAAGGCTTCCATCATCGCAAGCCGTTCCGAGCTCTACGGCAGAGAGGAGCGGAGAATTATCACACTttcacccccaaaacaccctccCAGCGTGGAACAGAGGGTAAACAGCAGTGGTTCCTTACTGTACTCAGAGCTattcaattaaaaattaaatttacttaattttactccattaaatttacttaattttagtcaattaattaaatttacttaattttactccattaaatttacttaattttagtcaattaattaaatttacttaattttactccattaaatttacttaattttagtcaattaattaaatttacttaattttactccattaaatttacttaattttagtcaattaattaaatttacttaattttactccattaaatttacttaattttagtcaattaattaaatttacttaattttactccattaaatttacttaattttagtcaattaattaaatttacttaattttactccattaaatttacttaattttaattaaaattaaattaatttactaaattttaattaaaattaagtaaattAAAAGTTAATTAATTGACAGTTAAGCCCCGACCCCCAGCGGGAGCGTCacgggcgccccggcggcggctcccccgccTCTCCTCAGCAACCGGCCTCAGCGGCGCAAGCAGAGAGGCGCTTTCGGGCGGGCTTGGGGGTCCCGGGCtccgcggggggggcagggggggcagtgaggccctcccggacgccggggcccttgCCGCGACCGTTACCTGCCGCCGCGGTTCGAATGGAGGCGCGCGCGGGaagcccgccccctccccgctacggcggccgccgggcgccaAAACAGCGCGAAAGGCGGGTGGGCGGTGGAAAGGGGCTGGCGGAGCGGGAGGGGTCgcgaggggcggggcttgggggggccaagggggcggggccgaggggccgcggcggcccgtgGGCAGTGGGGTCCCCCGAGGCCTTGGGGGGGTAGAGTGGTCCCCAAGGCCTGGGGGGGTGGGTGCATGGGGGGTCCACAGCCCAAAGAGGGGTATAGGGAGGGCATTGGGGCCCCCAAACCCATGGGGGAGATGGGGGACACTGGGGTCCCCAAGGCCTTGGGGGGGTCTCTTGGGGGTCCCCAAACCCACAGAGGGATACAGGGAGGGCATTGGGGCCCCCAAACCCATGGGGGAGatggggggacactggggtccCCAAGGCCTTGGGGGGGTCTCTTGGGGGTCCCCAAACCCACAGAGGGATACAGGGAGGGCATTGGGGCCCCCAAACCCATGGCGGGATGGGGAAACATTGGGGTCCCCAAGGCCTTGGGGGGGTCTCCTGGTGGTCCCCCAAACCCATAGAGGGGTATAGGGGCAGCACTGGGGCCCCCAAACCCATAGGGAGGATGGAGGGGTACCAGTGTCCCCCAAACCTTTGAGGGGCATCAGTATCCCCAAGGCCTTAAGGGATTATGGGGGGGCATTGGGGTCCCCAAGACTTTTTGGGTTCTCCAAACCCATGGGGGGCTTATGGGGGGGTATAAGGGTCCCCAAACCCATAAGGGAGTATAGGGGGCCATTGGGGCTCCAAGGCCTTGGTGGGGGGGAGTCTCTTGGGGTTCCCCAAACCCATAGAGGGGATATGGGAGGGCACTGGGGCCCCAAGCCCATTGGGAGGTCTCTTAGGGGTCCCCAAAACAATGGGGGGGTAGAGGGTGGGTACTGGGGTCCCCAAACCTCTAAGGCAGCATGTGGGGGTCTCTTGGGGGGTCACCAAACCCATAGGGGGAGTCTGGGAGGCATTGGGGTCCCTAAACCCATAAGAGGTGTAGTGGAGCATTGGGGTCCCAAGGCCTTGGGGGGGTCTCTTGGGGTCCCCGAACCCAtagaggggtctggggggcatcgGGGTCCCCAAACCCATAGGGCAGTATAGGGGGGACATTAGGGTCCCCAAGACCTTGGTAGGGTCTCTTGGGGTTGTCGAAACCCATAGGGGGTCATATGGAGGTGCATCGGGGTCCCCAAACCCATAGGGCAGTATGGGGGGGACATTAGGGTCCCCAAGACCTTGGTAGGGTCTCTTGGGGTTCCCAAAGCCATAGGGGGCCATATGGCGGTCCATCAGGGTCCCCAAGCCCGTAACGGGGTCTAGGGGGGCAGCAGGGTCCCCAAGGCCTTGGTGGGGTGTCTTGGGGTTCCCAAACCCATAGGGGGTCATATGGAGGTGCATCACCATCCCCAAAGCCTTAAGGGGGTCTAGGGGAGCAGCAGGGTCCCCAAAGCCTTGGTGAGGTGTCTTGGGGTTCCCAAACCCATAGGGGGTCATATGGAGGGCATCAGGGTCCCCAAACCCATAAGGGGGTCTAGGGGGGCATCGGGGTCTCCAAGACCTTGGTAGGGTCTCTTGGGGTTCTCCAAACCCATAGGGAGCGGGGGGGGCATCGGGGTCCGAAGGTCTTGGTGGGGTATCTTGGGGTTCCCAAAGCCATAGGGGGGCATatggggggcagcagggtcccCAAACCCGTAGGGATTACGACGCTTTATTTCTATATTGCAGACGCTGCTGTTTATGTGACCTGACGGCCTCCCAGTTGGAGTTACGGTTTCCGTAGAGACCAAACAGGACACGTAACCTGTAACCGAAAGCAGATTTGAGGGCAGGATCTGTCCCTCGAGGACTGTAACGGGGCTTAATCACCCGTCGCAACGTCACCGCCGAAAACCAGGCGAGCATCGCAGCTCGGGGCGTTCGGTTTCAGGAAACACCCCGAGATGTTTTTCCCTTTCGGCCCGAGGTTGGGATAAACCCAGATTTCGACATCGCAGGGTTTCCGCTGGGACAAAACCGCCGTGGTTTTGCCCAGCTCTGCGACGGAGGCAGAGCATCTCTCCTTGGCTCTCCGAAGCCCCGGGATATGTTTGCTCCCAAATAAAGGAGtcgcccggggagggggggatgtTTAGCCGCTGCCGTCACTAAACTCGCGCCGCTAAACAATCATAAAAAggtatttattattattctctAATAAAACATTTGAGGAAGCGCAGGCGGGagcggccggccgggccgggcggcggtgGCGGGTCCGGCCGTCCGCCTGCTCCGGCAGCGCCGAGGCTTGGGGCGAGGAAGACTCCGGGTCGGCCCGATGCTGGGGAGGAAGGCAAAGCCGTGCGGGAGGCGAGCGGGGCAAAGCCGCCTTCCCGCGTGCCGTATTCCCGCGTGGCGCGTTCCCGCGTGCCGCCCTCTCCTCCGGCCCGGCGCAGTCCCGGCGCCGGCTCACGGCGCGAGGCACTTGACGCTGGCGTCCTCGGCGTGGCCGCAGTTCGTCTTGCCCCAGCTGGAGAAGCTGCAGTGCAGAAGGCTCTCCTCCGTGCCCTTGCAGGAGACGTCGTCCATCCAGATCCTGCCCGTGCCTGCAAAAAACAGCGCTGCCCTGAACCCCGGGGCCGCCTTTTTCCCATGGGACCGCTGAAATATCAGCTCGGGAGAGTCGGCGGCCGACGGCGCCTGGCCAAGGCGGAGGAAGATGATCTCCGCCACCTGGTCCCACCTCCCCAGGACGGTGATCTAAAGGATGCGATTAGCATCGTCCGATTAACTCCGAGCAGCCCCCAGCTCCCATCCGTGCACCCGCTGAGCCGGGAAATCCCTCCGGACGGTGGACCTGGCCTCTGGCGGGGGGGGATATCCATGGATATCATGGATTCGTCATCTCCTTGGCAACTCCAAGCAATTGGAAAAAAGGCAACTAAAACACTTAAAGAGTCTACCCGGAATGAGAGCTAGCCTAAACAGACACACCGCAACCAAATAGTTTGGGGGCAAAGGCCGCCACTCCACCTGCCAAAGCGTTGCTGACATTTCCGCTGTGTTTTTAAAGggattttattagtattattgtTCTAAAGAGAAAATGGACATTGGGAGCTGCGTCCAGCTGAAAAACCGAAGTGTTGGTCCAAGACAGCTCGTGCCACGATCCCGCTGACAGGACGATTCTGGCTTTTGCAACCAGGCTCAGCGCCACCGAAAGCCTCGTCGCGACCCGGAGCCTGgaagccgcggccccggccgtcCCCTCTCCGGGGGGGACATCCCAGGGCGCGGTGCCCGGAGCCAGGTCAGCTCGCGCATGTGGGAGCGTGCGCGTGAAAACGGAGCTGGAGCGGGCCGAAGGAGGGACCTGGGAGGGGGCCAGGACCGCGCTCGCACGCCGTCCCGCAAGCAAACGGCAACATATCTGCAGACACCCAAGGCTTGAGGTGAGGGAGAACCTGGCCTCCACCCAGATGCCGGTTTCTGAGGCCACCAGCACCTCTGTGCTCCTCGCAGGGCAaacgccgggcgccgcggggctcggTTCCTCCTTACCTTGGCCGAACCGCGCCATGCGGTACACCTCCTCGGCCCCGCGGAAGCCCAGCATGCGGCACACCACGTCGCCGTCCTTCTTGTCCCAGCCGTCGTCGCACACCGTGCCCCAGCGGCGGTCGTAGAAGACCTCCACCCGCCCTTCGTGGGAGCCGGAGCCGTTCACCAGCCGGATCGTCCCCTCCTCCGTGGCTGCCGCGAGGAAGGGAGACGTCagagcgggcggcgcggggccacCGGCTGCCCCGTACCCACCTCCGGCCACCCCCGCGTCCCCCCTCGGCGCCGGGTCCGTCGCTTGGAGATCCAAGTGGCTTCTGGTGCACCCTCCACCGAAGGCCACTAAGCCTCCGCTTGCTGAGCTGGTCCCCCGCGTAGGCGATGCCACCGACCCCAAATTCAGCCCCTGCCCCTGTCGACTGCAGTACGGAGCCGGAGTCCACCCCGAAGCCAGCGGTACGAGCCCAACGGGAGAAGTTCAGGTGTGGAATGAGGAGGGAGGTCTCAGCAGGCGCAGAGGAGGATCAAGGTGGCAGCAAAGCCAGAGGACAGTTTCCAAACAGGGTTAGGAGACAGGACAGCAAGCGATGGAGAGGCCGGAGCTCAGCCTGGCTCCTCCTGGTGCACATTCCCAGCCAGCCTGGAGACCTCAGAGCCCTGCACCAAGCCCACCTTGCCCAGGCAGACCCTGACTTTCTGTTTGAGGGAGAGCAGGGGAACCTCGAGTTGGGCACAAATGACAAATCTGGGGGAGGACACGCTCTTCCCCGTGCTTTCTGCTCGCCCACCCCTCAATTCCCTTTCTTTCGctgttccttcttcctcctcctcatcatcaTCACTGCTGGCGCCCCATGGGATCACACATGATCTTCCTTTTCCATTGGCCAGGAGAAGCACAGGGCAGTCGTGATTTATTTGACAGGGGAAGGACTGAGGAGACCAACAGCAAAATTAAACCACAATTGTTCTTCCTCCATGCCCGGCCAAAGTCTCCTTCAGGGCTGAGAAAACAAATTGAAGTGAACATCCCACAAATCCCATTATTTGGGATTATACACGAGTTGGATTTGAACAGAGAAAATAGCTTTCAGGCAGCTGGACTGGCTCTGTGACTCACCGAGTGCTGGGACTGCAGCTGAGGATGGAATTTGGGTTCTCCAGAAACAAGGTTATATTACAGCTGGTTGAGGATTTTTATTTAAGGAAATTTTCTcaaagccagctttttttttttttcctatcaaaaCACACATTCCCATTGGAAATGCTCAGTGACATTGCTTTTCAAATGTTAAGATGAATGGGTTTTGGATTGCTGCATGAAATGTTTCCAGTAAGACTGAAGTCTCTGCCTCGACTGCCATAAATATTCCAACTTTTGCTGTCTGAGCCGGAGTCAGTTCCTCAGGTAGAGCGAGCTGCTCGGGGACTCGCGCTCCACTTCCACCGTTTCACCAAAATTGCTGCAAATACGGTGGGCAGGGCCCTCAGCCAGGCACCGAGACCCACTCCCTGCCCGACCTCCCTCTCCACTGCCACCACTGCTCATAATCACCCCTTCCCCGCGATCCCCCTCATGGGTAAGTCTGTCCTATCTAAGCTAAACCTCCCCTCGCTGGCTTGTAAGTctattcctgtctttttttcttccagccgAAGCCTTGCAGCATATGCAAACGGGAGCAACAACTTCTCGTGCCCTGTGATCTTGGTGGTACGTGGACCATGGCAGTCTTGCAGACGATGACGTGAGAAGATCTCGATGCCAAGAGGTGACCATTGCAGAGGGAGCTGTAAAGACCTGGGTGAAATTTGGCACTGCATTTGTTCAACATCCACACTAACCGGGACTTCTCCTTCGTGCTAGGAGGTCATAGGAGATGTGTTGGATGAGGTTCTGGGCAACATGCTCTggttgaccctgcttgagcagggggttggactagatgatctccagaggtcccttccaacctcaactgttcggTGATTCTCTGTTTGGCTCGGACTTGTTTAAGTAACTTAGCCAACCAAGTCAGAGACGGTGAAGTTGGACAGCAGCCTAAACACCTGCCTTTCGATGGGCAACGCTAGCTGAGTCCCAGCCTATGACACATTTTCTGGGCTGGAGCGGAGGGACACGGGTGGGAGTTGCAGAGGCAGCCTGACATTTAGAGACCAGGGCAGCGTTTGAGACCTGCTGCGCTGAGATGCAACTGGTACTGCCAGCAGCGTTGGTCCTGCCAGCTGGCCGGGGCCTGCACAAGATTTCTTCATGGTATCAGTCCCCGGGTTTACAACCCTTCCTTGGCTCACTCCGAGTTGGAGCAAGGCCACCTCTTCCCATGACCTACTGAGAGCACAGGCCCTGCTTGGCTTCAGCGTATGCTGGTCTCTCACTTCCAGAGCCTGCTCAAGAATGCATCTGGAAACCCTGAGCATGTTTTTCTGGATCTGAGCAGAGCATCAGGTTCGCAGAGGAGCCAGGAAACATTTCACGTTGTCTCTAAATCGTCTTGCTGATATTTTGCACAACCCCCCGTCTTGGGGCCAGCTGAACTGTTAAGGAGAGGCTCGTCTGGGATGCTGCAGTGGTCCGGCGGGTCAGAGGGCTTTCCACCGGCGCGACCTTTCTCAAGCAATGGAGCCATAAATTATGCAAGTCATCTCAAATGAGACCCGGTAAAGAACCTGTTCGCAATCTGGGATGGGACGTTTCCTCCCTGCCCTCGGCTCAGCGAAGCCGCGGTGAACAGCTGCCTTGGATCACCCCAGGGATGGTGTCATCTGAGGGCTGGACGGAGTGACTCTTCTCAGCTGAACACGTGCGTCCCAACTGCGGCCACGGCTTCGAGCTGCCAAGGGAGCTGCTGCCGCCAACCCAAGCCTGAGCCTGATTCAACACTGATGTCCCCTGCTCGCAAGTCGGTCCAGACTCCCTGCTCCAAACGAGCAAGCCGTCCCCCTCAAGCAAGGAGAGCGGGATCCTGCCAGAGAAACCCGGGATCTGAGTGTTTTTGAACCTGCTCTTCGCCCCGAGACAGCGAGGCACATGACGGGACCTTCCCAGCTCCACAGCGATGCCCCAGGTGCT containing:
- the PBK gene encoding lymphokine-activated killer T-cell-originated protein kinase; the protein is MMEAFKSPSNLKSKGKADVGAASVTIPASPFMQKLGYGTGVNVYLMKRSPKGSSRSPWAVKKINSKCNKSQQNIYQKRLNEEAKILKNLQHPNIVGYRAFTEAHDGSMCLAMEYGGEKSLNALIEERNLEHLGPFPAATIFKVALSMARGLKYLHNDKKLLHGDVKSSNVVVKGDFETIKICDVGVSLPLDENMTVSDPEACYVGTEPWKPKEALEEDGVITDKADIFAFGLTLWEMMTLSVPHLNLGDDSGDEDDSFDEDDFDEEAYYAALGTRPALNMEELDQSYQQMIELFSICTSEEPQKRPSAAQIMEALEAALP